A region from the Drosophila takahashii strain IR98-3 E-12201 chromosome 2L, DtakHiC1v2, whole genome shotgun sequence genome encodes:
- the LOC138912309 gene encoding mucin-2-like, with amino-acid sequence EAAKPGGNCTSNEDCSEAHQCGSSGQCIDSCHTFCAGAVKCVASAHRVHICICPPTLTNTTDTNCIPTEKTLETTTQQIETTTDSINVKYTVMQLANQTEMRTRFTDIEAENDTTISYSSTTESYKTTKQLSIVTSFTHPENVTMTSIPTTYTYIPIDKSTLSSASQETTYPITTETTTNVPIDTSLRLGTELPNSGTEETTFPVGSTDRSIPTESPKTPTTLPPGTTPGQMTEQTTESTRKIPTSSFESSTLISGALETTVPSITPEITTNIPIGTTRGLVTEQTTKYPSEVTTAKVIEETTLPVGSTDRTITSERADIPTTLPPGTTPGQMTEQTTESTRKIPTSSFESSTLISGALETTVPSITPEITTNIPIGTTRGLVTEQTTKYPSEVTTAKVIEETTLPVGSTDRTITSERADIPTTLPPGTTPGQMTEQTTESTRKIPTSSFESSTLISGALETTVPSITPEITTNIPIGTTRGLVTEQTTKYPSEVTTAKVIEETTLPVGSTDRTITSERADIPTTLPPGTTPGQMTEQTTESTRKIPTSSFESSTLISGALETTVPSITPEITTNIPIGTTRGLVTEQTTKYPSEVTTAKVIEETTLPVGSTDRTIPSDRSDMPTTLPPGTTPGQMTEQTTESTRRVPTSSFESSTLSPGALETTAPSITLEITTNIPIGTTRGLVTEQTTKYPSEVTTAKVIEETTLPVGSTDRTIPSERSDMPTTLPPGTTPGQLTDQTTESTRRVPTSSFESSTLSPGSLETTVPSITPKITTNIPIGTTRGLVTEQTTKYPSEVTTAKVIEETTLPVGSTDRTIPSERSDMPTTLPPGTTPGQLTDQTTESTRRVPTSSFESSTLSPGSYETTVPSITPEITTNIPIGTTRGLVTEQTTKYPSEVTTAKVIEETTLPVGSTDRTITSERADIPRTLPPGTTPGQMTEQTTESTRRVPTSSFESSTLIPGSYETTLPSITPEITTNIPIGTTRGLVTEQTTKYPSEVTTAKVIEETTLPVGSTDRTITSERADIPTTLPPGTTPGQMTEQTTESTRRVPTSSFESSTLSPGSYETTLPSITPEITTNIPIGTTRGLVTEQTTKYPSEVTTAKVMEETTLPVGSTDRTIPSERSDIPTTLPPGTTPGQMTEQTTESTRRVPTSSFESSTLSPGSLETTVPSITPKITTNIPIGTTRGLVTEQTTKYPSEVTTAKVIEETTLPVGSTDRTINSERADLPTTLPPGTTPELNY; translated from the exons GAAGCAGCTAAGCCAGGTGGCAACTGTACCTCAAACGAAGATTGCAGTGAAGCGCACCAATGTGGATCGTCGGGACAATGTATCGATTCCTGTCACACCTTCTGTGCAGGCGCAGTAAAGTGTGTTGCATCAGCTCACAGGGTTCACATATGTATTTGCCCACCCACCTTGACGAATACGACGGACACGAACTGTATTCCGACAGAAAAAACACTTGAGACTACAACCCAACAAATAGAAACGACAACGGACTCGATCAACGTAAAATACACTGTTATGCAATTGGCAAATCAAACTGAAATGAGAACCCGCTTTACCGATATAGAAGCCGAAAACGATACAACTATTTCTTACTCAAGTACAACTGAATCTTATAAGACAACAAAACAACTTTCAATTGTCACTAGTTTTACTCACCCAGAAAATGTTACAATGACCAGTATACCAACCACTTATACCTATATACCTATTGATAAGTCTACTCTTAGTTCAGCATCGCAAGAAACTACGTACCCAATTACCACCGAAACCACTACAAATGTTCCTATCGACACAAGTTTAAGGCTTGGGACAGAGCTGCCGAATTCAGGTACTGAAGAAACTACTTTTCCCGTGGGGTCAACTGATAGAAGTATTCCTACCGAAAGTCCCAAAACACCGACGACATTACCTCCTGGGACAACCCCTGGACAAATGACTGAACAAACGACAGAATCTACTAGGAAAATACCAACGAGTTCTTTCGAGAGCTCTACTCTTATTTCTGGAGCATTGGAAACAACTGTCCCATCGATAACCCCAGAAATCACTACAAATATTCCCATCGGTACAACTCGTGGGCTAGTGACAGAACAGACGACCAAATATCCCAGCGAAGTGACAACTGCAAAGGTTATTGAAGAAACCACTTTGCCTGTCGGTTCAACAGATAGAACTATTACTTCCGAAAGAGCCGACATACCGACGACATTACCTCCTGGCACAACCCCTGGACAAATGACTGAACAAACGACAGAATCTACTAGGAAAATACCAACGAGTTCTTTCGAGAGCTCTACTCTTATTTCTGGAGCATTGGAAACAACTGTCCCATCGATAACCCCAGAAATCACTACAAATATTCCCATCGGTACAACTCGTGGGCTAGTGACAGAACAGACGACCAAATATCCCAGCGAAGTGACAACTGCAAAGGTTATTGAAGAAACCACTTTGCCTGTCGGTTCAACAGATAGAACTATTACTTCCGAAAGAGCCGACATACCGACGACATTACCTCCTGGTACAACCCCTGGACAAATGACTGAACAAACGACAGAATCTACTAGGAAAATACCAACGAGTTCTTTCGAGAGCTCTACTCTTATTTCTGGAGCATTGGAAACAACTGTCCCATCGATAACCCCAGAAATCACTACAAATATTCCCATCGGTACAACTCGTGGGCTAGTGACAGAACAGACGACCAAATATCCCAGCGAAGTGACAACTGCAAAGGTTATTGAAGAAACCACTTTGCCTGTCGGTTCAACAGATAGAACTATTACTTCCGAAAGAGCCGACATACCGACGACATTACCTCCTGGCACAACCCCTGGACAAATGACTGAACAAACGACAGAATCTACTAGGAAAATACCAACGAGTTCTTTCGAGAGCTCTACTCTTATTTCTGGAGCATTGGAAACAACTGTCCCATCGATAACCCCAGAAATCACTACAAATATTCCCATCGGTACAACTCGTGGGCTAGTGACAGAACAGACGACCAAATATCCCAGCGAAGTGACAACTGCAAAGGTTATTGAAGAAACTACTCTTCCTGTGGGATCAACGGATAGAACTATTCCTTCCGATAGATCCGACATGCCAACGACATTACCACCTGGTACAACCCCTGGACAAATGACTGAACAAACGACAGAATCTACTAGGAGAGTACCAACGAGTTCCTTCGAAAGCTCTACTCTTAGTCCAGGAGCATTAGAAACAACTGCCCCATCGATAACCCTAGAAATCACCACAAATATTCCCATCGGTACAACTCGTGGGCTAGTGACCGAACAGACTACCAAATATCCCAGCGAAGTGACAACTGCAAAGGTTATTGAAGAAACTACTCTTCCTGTGGGATCAACGGATAGAACTATTCCTTCCGAAAGATCCGATATGCCAACGACATTACCACCTGGTACAACCCCTGGACAACTGACTGACCAAACGACAGAATCTACTAGGAGAGTACCAACGAGTTCCTTCGAGAGCTCTACTCTTAGCCCCGGGTCTTTGGAAACAACTGTCCCTTCGATAACCCCAAAAATCACTACAAATATTCCCATCGGTACAACTCGTGGGCTAGTGACAGAACAGACTACCAAATATCCCAGTGAAGTGACAACTGCAAAGGTTATTGAAGAAACTACTCTTCCTGTGGGATCAACGGATAGAACTATTCCTTCCGAAAGATCCGATATGCCAACGACATTACCACCTGGTACAACCCCTGGACAACTGACTGACCAAACGACAGAATCTACTAGGAGAGTACCAACGAGTTCCTTCGAGAGCTCTACTCTTAGCCCCGGGTCTTATGAAACAACTGTCCCATCGATAACCCCAGAAATCACTACAAATATTCCGATCGGTACAACTCGTGGGCTAGTGACAGAACAGACGACCAAATATCCCAGCGAAGTGACAACTGCAAAGGTTATTGAAGAAACCACTTTGCCTGTCGGTTCAACAGATAGAACTATTACTTCCGAAAGAGCCGACATACCAAGGACATTACCTCCTGGTACAACCCCTGGTCAAATGACTGAACAAACGACAGAATCCACTAGGAGAGTACCAACGAGTTCCTTCGAGAGCTCTACTCTTATCCCCGGGTCTTATGAAACAACTCTCCCATCGATAACCCCAGAAATCACTACAAATATTCCGATCGGTACAACTCGTGGGCTAGTGACAGAACAGACGACCAAATATCCCAGCGAAGTGACAACTGCAAAGGTTATTGAAGAAACCACTTTGCCTGTCGGTTCAACAGATAGAACTATTACTTCCGAAAGAGCCGACATACCAACGACATTACCTCCTGGTACAACCCCTGGTCAAATGACTGAACAAACGACAGAATCTACTAGGAGAGTACCAACGAGTTCCTTCGAGAGCTCTACTCTTAGCCCCGGGTCTTATGAAACAACTCTCCCATCGATAACCCCAGAAATCACTACAAATATTCCGATCGGTACAACTCGTGGGCTAGTGACCGAACAGACTACCAAATATCCCAGCGAAGTGACAACTGCAAAGGTTATGGAAGAAACCACTTTGCCTGTCGGTTCAACAGATAGAACTATTCCTTCCGAAAGATCCGACATACCAACGACATTACCTCCTGGTACAACCCCTGGACAAATGACTGAACAAACGACAGAATCTACTAGGAGAGTACCAACGAGTTCCTTCGAGAGCTCTACTCTTAGCCCCGGGTCTTTGGAAACAACTGTCCCTTCGATAACCCCAAAAATCACTACAAATATTCCCATCGGTACAACTCGTGGGCTAGTGACCGAACAGACTACCAAATATCCCAGCGAAGTGACAACTGCAAAGGTTATTGAAGAAACCACTTTGCCTGTCGGTTCAACTGATAGAACTATTAATTCCGAAAGAGCCGACTTACCAACGACATTACCTCCTGGTACTACCCCTG AGCTCAACTATTAG
- the LOC138912310 gene encoding mucin-2-like, translating into MTEQTTESTRRVPTSSFESSTLSPGSFETTVPSIAPEITTNIPIGTTRGLVTEQTTKYPSEVTTAKVIEETTLPVGSTDRTITSERSDIPTTLPPGTTPGQMTEQTTESTRRVPTSSFESSTLSPGSLETTVPSITSEITTNIPIGTTSGLVTEQTTKYPSEVTTAKVIEETTLPVGSTDRTITSERSDIPTTLPPGTTPGQMTEQTTESTRRVPTSSFESSTLSPGSFETTVPSIAPEITTNIPIGTTRGLLTEQTTKYPSEVTTAKVIEETTLPVGSTDRTIPSERADIPTTLPPGTTPGQMTEKTTESTRRVPTSSFESSTLSPGSLETTVPSITSEITTNIPIGTTSGLVTEQTTKYPSEVTTAKVIEETTLPVGSTDRTIPSERADIPTILPPGTTPGQMTEKTTESTRRVPTSSFESSTLSPGSFETTVPSIAPEINTNIPIGTTSGLVTEQTTKYPSEVTTAKIIEETTLPVGSTDRTIPSERSDMPTTLPPGTTPGQMTEQTTESTRRVPTSSFESSTLSPGSLETTVPSITLEITTNIPTGTTRGLVTEQTTKYPSEVTTAKPTEETTLPVGSTDRTIPSERADIPRTLPPGTTPGQMTEQTTESTRRVPTSSFEITTNIPIGTTRGLVTEQTTKYPSEVTTAKVIEETTLPVGSTDRTITSERSDIPTTLPPGTTPGQMTEQTTESTRRVPTSSFESSTLSPGSLETTVPSITSEITTNIPIGTTRGLVTEQTTKYPSEVTTAKVIEETTLPVGSTDRTITSERSDIPTTLPPGTTPSQMTEQTTESTRRVPTSSFESSTLSPGSLETTVPSITSEITTNIPIGTTRGLVTEQTTKYPSEVTTAKVIEESTLPVGSTDRTITSERADIPTTLPPGTTPGQITEQTTESTRRVPTSSFESSTIIPGYLRTTLPSITPEITTNIPIGTTRGLVTEQTNKYPSEVTTAKSTEETTLPVGSTDRTIPSERSDMPTTLPPGTTPGQMTEQTTESTRRVPTSSFESSTLSPGSLETTVPSITLEITTNIPTGTTRGLVTEQTTKYPSEVTTAKSTEETTLPVGSTDRTIPSERADIPTTLPPGTTPGQMTEQTTESTRRVPTSSFESSTLSPGSLETTVPSITPEITTNIPIGTTRGLVTEQTTKYPSEVTTAKVIEETTLPVGSTDRTITSERSDIPTTLPPGTTPGQMTEQTTESTRRVPTSSFESSTLSPGSLETTVPSITSDITTNIPIGTTRGLVTEQTTKYPSEVTTAKVIEETTLPVGSTDSTITSERSDMPTTLPTGTTPGQMTEQTTESTRRVPTSSFESSTLSPGSLETTVPSITPEITTNIPIGTTRGLVTEQTTKYPSEVTTAKVIEETTLPVGSTDRTITSERSDIPTTLPPGTTPDQMTEQTTESTRRVPTSSFESSTLSPGSLETTVPSITSDITTNIPIGTTRGLVTEQTTKYPSEVTTAKVIEETTLPVGSTDRTITSERADLPTTLPPGTTPGQMTDQTTESTRRVPTSFFESSTLSPGSYETTVPSITSEITTNIPIGTTRGLVTEQTTKYPSEVTTAKVIEETTPPVGSTDRTIPSERPDIPTTLPPGTTPGQMTEQTTESTRRVPTSSFESSTLSPGALETTVPSTTPEITTNIPIGTTRGLVTEQTTKYPSEVTTAKVIEEATPPVGSTNRTIPSERSDMPTTLPPGTTPGQMTEQTTEFTRRVPTSSFESSTLSPGSLETTVPSITPEITTNILIGTTRGLVTEQTTKYPSEVTTAKSTEETTLPVGSTNRTIPSERSDMPTTLPPVQEH; encoded by the exons ATGACTGAACAAACGACAGAATCTACTAGGAGAGTACCAACGAGTTCCTTCGAGAGCTCTACTCTTAGCCCCGGGTCTTTCGAAACAACTGTCCCATCGATAGCCCCAGAAATCACTACAAATATTCCCATCGGTACAACTCGTGGGCTAGTGACAGAACAGACTACCAAATATCCCAGTGAAGTGACAACTGCAAAGGTTATTGAAGAAACTACTCTTCCTGTGGGATCAACGGATAGAACTATTACTTCCGAAAGATCCGACATACCGACGACATTACCTCCTGGTACAACCCCTGGTCAAATGACTGAACAAACGACAGAATCTACTAGGAGAGTACCAACGAGTTCCTTCGAGAGCTCTACTCTTAGTCCCGGGTCTTTAGAAACAACTGTCCCATCGATAACCTCAGAAATCACTACAAATATTCCGATCGGTACAACTAGTGGGCTAGTGACAGAACAGACTACCAAATATCCCAGTGAAGTGACAACTGCAAAGGTTATTGAAGAAACTACTCTTCCTGTGGGATCAACGGATAGAACTATTACTTCCGAAAGATCCGACATACCGACGACATTACCTCCTGGTACAACCCCTGGTCAAATGACTGAACAAACGACAGAATCTACTAGGAGAGTACCAACGAGTTCCTTCGAGAGCTCTACTCTTAGCCCCGGGTCTTTCGAAACAACTGTCCCATCGATAGCCCCAGAAATCACTACAAATATTCCCATCGGTACAACTCGTGGGCTATTGACAGAACAGACTACCAAATATCCCAGTGAAGTGACAACTGCAAAGGTTATTGAAGAAACTACTCTTCCTGTGGGATCAACGGATAGAACTATTCCTTCCGAAAGAGCCGACATACCGACGACATTACCTCCTGGTACAACCCCTGGTCAAATGACTGAAAAAACGACAGAATCTACTAGGAGAGTACCAACGAGTTCCTTCGAGAGCTCTACTCTTAGTCCCGGGTCTTTAGAAACAACTGTCCCATCGATAACCTCAGAAATCACTACAAATATTCCGATCGGTACAACTAGTGGGCTAGTGACAGAACAGACTACCAAATATCCCAGTGAAGTGACAACTGCAAAGGTTATTGAAGAAACTACTCTTCCTGTGGGATCAACGGATAGAACTATTCCTTCCGAAAGAGCCGACATACCGACGATATTACCTCCTGGTACAACCCCTGGTCAAATGACTGAAAAAACGACAGAATCTACTAGGAGAGTACCAACGAGTTCCTTCGAGAGCTCTACTCTTAGCCCCGGGTCTTTCGAAACAACTGTCCCATCGATAGCCCCAGAAATCAATACAAATATTCCGATCGGTACAACTAGTGGGCTAGTGACAGAACAGACTACCAAATATCCCAGTGAAGTGACAACTGCAAAGATTATTGAAGAAACTACTCTTCCTGTGGGATCAACGGATAGAACTATTCCTTCCGAAAGATCCGATATGCCAACGACATTACCACCTGGTACAACCCCTGGACAAATGACTGAACAAACGACAGAATCTACTAGGAGAGTACCAACGAGTTCCTTCGAGAGCTCAACTCTTAGTCCAGGCTCATTGGAAACAACTGTCCCATCGATAACCTTAGAAATCACTACAAATATTCCGACCGGTACAACTCGTGGGCTAGTGACCGAACAGACGACCAAATATCCCAGCGAAGTGACAACTGCTAAGCCTACTGAAGAAACTACACTTCCTGTGGGATCAACGGATAGAACAATTCCTTCCGAAAGAGCCGACATACCAAGGACATTACCTCCTGGTACAACCCCTGGTCAAATGACTGAACAAACGACAGAATCTACTAGGAGAGTACCAACGAGTTCCTTCGAAATCACTACAAATATTCCAATCGGTACAACTCGTGGGCTAGTGACAGAACAGACTACCAAATATCCCAGTGAAGTGACAACTGCAAAGGTTATTGAAGAAACTACTCTTCCTGTAGGATCAACGGATAGAACTATTACTTCCGAAAGATCCGACATACCGACGACATTACCTCCTGGTACAACCCCTGGTCAAATGACTGAACAAACGACAGAATCTACTAGGAGAGTACCAACGAGTTCCTTCGAGAGCTCTACTCTTAGCCCCGGGTCTTTGGAAACAACTGTCCCATCGATAACCTCAGAAATCACTACAAATATTCCGATCGGTACAACTCGTGGGCTAGTGACTGAACAGACGACCAAATATCCCAGCGAAGTGACAACTGCAAAGGTTATTGAAGAAACTACTCTTCCTGTAGGATCAACGGATAGAACTATTACTTCCGAAAGATCCGACATACCGACGACATTACCTCCTGGTACAACCCCTAGTCAAATGACTGAACAAACGACCGAATCTACTAGGAGAGTACCAACGAGTTCCTTCGAGAGCTCAACTCTTAGTCCAGGCTCATTGGAAACAACTGTCCCATCGATAACCTCAGAAATCACTACAAATATTCCGATCGGTACAACTCGTGGGCTAGTGACCGAACAGACCACCAAATATCCCAGCGAAGTGACAACTGCAAAAGTTATTGAAGAATCCACTTTGCCTGTCGGTTCAACAGATAGAACTATTACTTCCGAAAGAGCCGACATACCGACGACATTACCTCCTGGTACAACCCCTGGACAAATAACTGAACAAACAACAGAATCTACTAGGAGAGTACCAACGAGTTCCTTCGAGAGCTCTACTATTATCCCCGGGTATTTAAGAACAACTCTCCCATCGATAACCCCAGAAATCACTACAAATATTCCGATCGGTACAACTCGTGGGCTAGTGACTGAACAGACGAACAAATATCCCAGCGAAGTGACAACTGCTAAGTCTACTGAAGAAACTACACTTCCTGTGGGATCAACGGATAGAACTATTCCTTCCGAAAGATCCGATATGCCAACGACATTACCACCTGGTACAACCCCTGGACAAATGACTGAACAAACGACAGAATCTACTAGGAGAGTACCAACGAGTTCCTTCGAGAGCTCAACTCTTAGTCCAGGCTCATTGGAAACAACTGTCCCATCGATAACCTTAGAAATCACTACAAATATTCCGACCGGTACAACTCGTGGGCTAGTGACCGAACAGACGACCAAATATCCCAGCGAAGTGACAACTGCTAAGTCTACTGAAGAAACTACACTTCCTGTGGGATCAACGGATAGAACTATTCCTTCCGAAAGAGCCGACATACCAACGACATTACCTCCTGGTACAACCCCTGGTCAAATGACTGAACAAACGACAGAATCTACTAGGAGAGTACCAACGAGTTCCTTCGAGAGCTCTACTCTTAGCCCCGGGTCTTTGGAAACAACTGTCCCTTCGATAACCCCAGAAATCACTACAAATATTCCCATTGGTACAACTCGTGGGCTAGTGACAGAACAGACTACCAAATATCCCAGTGAAGTGACAACTGCAAAGGTTATTGAAGAAACTACTCTTCCTGTGGGATCAACGGATAGAACTATTACTTCCGAAAGATCCGACATACCGACGACATTACCTCCTGGTACAACCCCTGGTCAAATGACTGAACAAACGACAGAATCTACTAGGAGAGTACCAACGAGTTCCTTCGAGAGCTCTACTCTTAGCCCCGGGTCTTTGGAAACAACTGTCCCATCGATAACCTCAGATATCACTACAAATATTCCGATCGGTACAACTCGTGGGCTAGTGACAGAACAGACTACCAAATATCCTAGTGAAGTGACAACTGCAAAGGTTATTGAAGAAACTACTCTTCCTGTGGGATCAACGGATAGCACTATTACTTCCGAAAGATCCGATATGCCAACGACATTACCAACTGGTACAACCCCTGGACAAATGACTGAACAAACGACAGAATCTACTAGGAGAGTACCAACGAGTTCCTTCGAGAGCTCTACTCTTAGCCCCGGGTCTTTGGAAACAACTGTCCCTTCGATAACCCCAGAAATCACTACAAATATTCCCATCGGTACAACTCGTGGGCTAGTGACAGAACAGACTACCAAATATCCCAGTGAAGTGACAACTGCAAAGGTTATTGAAGAAACTACTCTTCCTGTGGGATCAACGGATAGAACTATTACTTCCGAAAGATCCGACATACCGACGACATTACCTCCTGGTACAACCCCTGATCAAATGACTGAACAAACGACAGAATCTACTAGGAGAGTACCAACGAGTTCCTTCGAGAGCTCTACTCTTAGCCCCGGGTCTTTGGAAACAACTGTCCCATCAATAACCTCAGATATCACTACAAATATTCCGATCGGTACAACTCGTGGGCTAGTGACAGAACAGACTACCAAATATCCCAGTGAAGTGACAACTGCAAAGGTTATTGAAGAAACTACACTTCCTGTGGGATCAACGGATAGAACTATTACTTCCGAAAGAGCCGACTTACCAACGACATTACCTCCTGGTACAACCCCTGGTCAAATGACTGACCAAACGACAGAATCTACTAGGAGAGTACCAACGAGTTTCTTCGAGAGCTCTACTCTTAGCCCCGGGTCTTATGAAACAACTGTCCCATCGATAACCTCAGAAATCACTACAAATATTCCAATCGGTACAACTCGTGGGCTAGTGACTGAACAGACGACCAAATATCCCAGCGAAGTGACAACTGCAAAGGTTATTGAAGAAACTACTCCTCCTGTGGGTTCAACGGATAGAACTATTCCGTCCGAAAGACCCGACATACCAACAACATTACCTCCTGGTACAACCCCTGGTCAAATGACTGAACAAACGACAGAATCTACTCGGAGAGTACCAACTAGTTCCTTCGAGAGCTCTACTCTTAGTCCAGGAGCATTAGAAACAACTGTCCCATCGACAACCCCTGAAATCACTACAAATATTCCGATCGGTACAACTCGTGGGCTAGTGACCGAACAGACGACCAAATATCCCAGCGAAGTGACAACTGCAAAGGTTATTGAAGAAGCTACTCCTCCTGTGGGATCAACGAATAGAACTATTCCTTCCGAAAGATCCGATATGCCAACGACATTACCACCTGGTACAACCCCTGGACAAATGACTGAACAAACAACAGAATTTACTAGGAGAGTACCAACGAGTTCCTTCGAGAGCTCTACTCTTAGCCCCGGGTCTTTGGAAACAACTGTCCCATCGATAACCCCAGAAATCACTACAAACATTCTGATCGGTACAACTCGTGGGCTAGTGACCGAACAGACGACCAAATATCCCAGCGAAGTGACAACTGCCAAGTCTACTGAAGAAACTACTCTTCCTGTGGGATCAACGAATAGAACTATTCCTTCCGAAAGATCCGATATGCCAACGACATTACCACCTG TCCAGGAGCATTAG